The genomic DNA GCGATGTCTGTCGTAGCGGAACTGGTCGGCGCGCTCGCGCTCCTGCGTCGAAAGCATGTGCCAGTACCGATCGAACGCGTCGGCGCCGGCGTCGAGATCCCACTGCCAGACATGCACCTCGTGCGCGGATGGCGGTGTCAGGAGAGAAGACATGGAATAGCCCCGATTCGACTGGCCATGCGCCGGTCTCGCGCCGCGAATGTTGTGTACGCAACGTGCTTCGATGCGGCTGTCCGATGAAACAGCTGCGCCAGACAAGCGGGGTGGCAGCCGCTCGCGGCCACCGCCCGCCCGTTTCCCCGTTCTTCTGCTAGTGCGAGAAAGCTCTTCCACACGGCGATCGACGCGCCCGCACATTCGTGGTGTGCGTCCAGGGGCGCGCAGTGCCTGGGAAGTTCAAGACTGCTGTTATCGTTGTTTTGAACCCGTCGTTTTGAACCGATATAACGCCACGGCTTGCACGAAAGCTTGTATGAGGACTTGCGCGAAGGCCTGCTTCGAAGGGATGCCTCGAAGGAATGCTTCGGTGGCCTGCTTCACTGACCTCGTCGCCACGCGCCTCGCTTTTAGCTCACCGCTTCGGCCTGGCGCAGACGCGGCAGCAGGCGATCGAATTCGCGCCGCACGAGCCCGTAGCATTCGCATGCCTTCGCCTCGAGTCCCACGCGGTTGAGCACCTTGATATGGCCGCGGCTGTGATGGATCAGCCCTTCGTTATGGAGCTTGCCGGCCGCTTCGGTGATGCCTTCGCGGCGCACGCCGAGCATGTCCGCGATCAACTGCTGCGTGACGGTCAGTTCGTTCGACGCGGTGCGGTCCACTTCGATCAGCAGCCAGCGGCACAGTTGCTGGTTCAGCGAATGGTGCCGGTTGCATGCGGCCGTTTGCGCGACCTGCGTGAGCAGCACGTGCATGTAGAGCAGCATCAGGCGACGCAGGAAGTCCGAGCGCGCGAACTGCTGCTTGAGGCACTGTGCGGTCATCCGGTAGGCGAAGCCGGCCGATTGAACCTGGACGCGGCTCGGCATCGTTTCACCGCCGGTCAGAATCGGTACGCCCGTCATCCCTTCGCGGCCCACTGCGGCGATTTCGACCGAGCCGCCATCTTCCATCGTCGAGAGCATCGAGATGATCGCGGTGGTCGGGAAGTACACGTGATGAATGCGTTGCGCCGAGTCGCACAGCAGTTGCTCGGCGCGCAGATGCACGAGTTCGAGATGGGGCGCCAGCGCCTGCCACTCGTGCGACGGAAGAGCACCCAGCAGGTGGTTGCCGTGCAGGTCTGATTGAAGGGTAAGCATGATCGGTCCTCGCATCGAAGCCGCTCGCGGCTTCTGTTGTATTCCGCTCCCGTCGCCCTCGCACAGCCCCGCCCGGCGGGCGGTCGAGGGGGGCGGGAACGGCCCCGTAATGCGGTGCGCGTCCAGCGTCAAGCGCCATTTGCGTCCGTGCATGTGTGTTGCGCCTCACTTTTAGCGAGGACTATGCCAAGGGGTCACACAACTAGGGCTGATGCGATGCAATGAACTATGCGGCGGTCCGACGACGGCCGAAATGTGCGTTTTTGTTTCAAATCTGTAAAACGCAGTCTGCGTGCGTTAATGAAG from Paraburkholderia edwinii includes the following:
- a CDS encoding Crp/Fnr family transcriptional regulator — encoded protein: MLTLQSDLHGNHLLGALPSHEWQALAPHLELVHLRAEQLLCDSAQRIHHVYFPTTAIISMLSTMEDGGSVEIAAVGREGMTGVPILTGGETMPSRVQVQSAGFAYRMTAQCLKQQFARSDFLRRLMLLYMHVLLTQVAQTAACNRHHSLNQQLCRWLLIEVDRTASNELTVTQQLIADMLGVRREGITEAAGKLHNEGLIHHSRGHIKVLNRVGLEAKACECYGLVRREFDRLLPRLRQAEAVS